From the Chitinophaga lutea genome, the window GGATGCGCGCAACTGTATGGACTCCATCACACTGCCCGTGCCGATCCATGCCACACCGGTAGTGCATGCGCTCAGTCCCCAGGCCAAACTCTGCGAAGGCGCGGGGGTAACCCTGCATGGCATCAGCAATGCCCCGGTGCAGTGGCAACCGGCCTACCAGCTCAGTTGTTCGGGCTGCACCAACCCCACCGTCACCCCGCTGAAAGACACCTCCTACATTGCTGTGGCCACCACGGCAAACGGCTGCACCGCCAGCGATACCGTTTCCCTGAAAGTGGTGCCGGCGGTAACGCTGGCCGTTAGTGCGGACACTGCCATTTGCCGGGGGATGAGCGCGCAGCTGCGTGCCGACGGAGCAGCGTTTTACAGCTGGTCGCCCGCCACCGCCATTACCGGCGCCAATACCTCCCGCCCTGTGGTGGCGCCCACGCAGGATCTCAGGTACACCGTTACGGCGGGCAACGACCCCGCCTGCCCGTCTGCCACGGCGCAGATCAGCATCACCGTGAAACCGGTGCCTACCGTCAATGCCGGGGCCGATCAGACCATCACGGCGGGCAACGTGCTGTTCCTCAAAGGCAGTCATAGCAACGACGTTACCACGAAAGAATGGAAACCCAATACCTACCTCGACTGCCCCGGCTGCCTCGAAACGGTTGCCGCGGTGCGGGAATCTATGGATTATGCGCTGGAAGTGACCAACACCGCCGGCTGCAAAGCCTCGGACGTGATGCATGTGCAGCTGGTATGCGACCAGAGCCGGGTGTTTCTGCCGGGCGGCTTTTCACCCAACGGCGACGGGGAGAACGATATCTTTTACCCGCGGGGCAAAGGGGTACGGCAGGTACTGTCGCTCCGCATTTTCAACCGGCTGGGGCAGGAAGTGTTCCGCCGGGAAAACTTTAACATCGACGACGTGAGCCAGGGCTGGAACGGTTCCCGCAACGGCAGGGACCTCGGCACCGATGTATACGTATGGCTGTTCGAGGCCATCTGCGACACCGGTGAGCGTTTCCGGCTGAAGGGAAATGTAACCTTATTACGATAACAACATGAAAACTCTTGCAACATGAAAAGGCTGTGGAAAAGTGCCGTGCTGCTGCTGATAGGCCTCAATGCCGGCGCACAGGACATTCACCTGTCCCAGTTCGCGGAAACGCCTATTCTCCGTAACCCTGCCCTGATCGGCATTTACAAGGGTGACGTGCGGCTGCAGGCGGTATACCGCAACCAGTGGAACAGCGTCACCATCCCTTACCAGACCGGCACGATGAGCGGGGAGATGAAGTTCCCCATCGGGAACTACAACGACCATATTACCGCGGGCCTGCAGCTGTCGTACGACAAAGCGGGCACCTCCGCTCTCCAGTCCGTACAGATTCTGCCCGCCATCAACTATCACAAATCGCTGAACGGGGACAAGAACAGCTTTTTATCGATCGGGTTTACGGGCGGCATGGTGCAGCGCCAGTTCGACCCCACCCACCTGACCTTCAACAACCAGTACACAGGCGGCCGTTTCGACCCTTCCGCCCCTACCGGTGAAGAAGGCCGCATGTCCAAAATCGGTTATACTTACTGGGACGTGGGCGCCGGCATCAGTTATAACGGGGTGTTCGGGGAAGCCGCCAACTATTTCATCGGGGCCGCCTATTACCATTTTAACCGGCCGAATGTGTCGTTCTACGAAAACGCGAAAGTCACCCTCGACCCTAAAATGAGCTTTAACTTCGGAATTACCGTGCCCGTTTCGGAGCGGGTGAAGGTAGTGGCGCACTACAACCAGATGCACCAGGGCGCCTATACGGAGTTTATCGGCGGGGCTTTGATCGGTTACGGACTGATGGACCAGGGCCTGGAATCGGACCGGGGGGTATACGGGGGGCTGTTTTACCGCCTCAACGACGCTTTGGTGCCCGTTGTGCGGCTGGATATGGGCACTTATGAAATCGGGCTGAGCTACGATATTAACATGTCAAAACTGCGGACGGCCAGTCAGAATATGGGCGGTTTCGAGATTTCGATGGTGTTCAAGAATTTCCTGAACAGCCGCAATACGACGCTTAACAGCGTCACATGCCCCTCATTCTGATTGTAAATAGTTAACAAGCGTTAAAGTTTTCAAAAAAAGGCCTTTCTAAATTCACTTTTTGGCGTACCGTTTGTTATATTTACAATGAACTAAATCAGGAAAGATTTGAGTAATATTTAAAAAAATTGTTATCTTTGATTACTATGTTGAAAAACTCTACTCTCTTATTAATCTTATTGCTCTGTACCTTCGCCGCTCCGGCAATGTCACAAAGCAAACCTACTTCTACCGGGCAGGAGAGTGTGGTCAAAGTAGTGAAAGCTTACCCCAACCCGGCCTCTTCAAAAATTTATTTCGAAATTCAGCGTAATAACGACAAGGTTTACGAGATTATTGTTTTTAATTTTCTCGGTAAGAAAATCGATCATCTGAAAAACGTGAGCGGCAGAAGGGAATTGAATCTTGAAAATTATTACAGCGGCCTTTATATCTTTCAGTTGAGGGAAGTGGGCGGCAGCGAAGTAATTGAATCCGGAAAATTTAACGTCGTGAAATAAGAACTTCTACATATAAACGAAAGGGGCGGCTCGATGGAGCCGCCCCTTTTTATTTGCCTATCCTTTAAAACGATCAGTATGTGCAAAACCCGATCGTCTCGTATCTGCGAATATTTTGCGCTCAGATGTTTACAGGCATAAACTAAAATCTTGATAACACCTGCCGTAACACCCTATTGATACACTTTAAAAGCCATTGATACACAATCTTTTACCGAAGCTTCTCCATAGCCTCCCCGGGGATGCGCCGTAGCTGAAGCATAGATGAAGCATAGATGAAGCGTAGATACCCTTAGTTTACAAAAAAACTCGCCTACTGCACCTCCACGATCAGGAACTTCAGGTAAGTGGTGTTTTCGATGTTCCAGAGGATCGGATGGTCCTGCGCCTGTGTCAGGAAAGTCACCTGCCGCAATTTTTTGCGGGCGTCTTTGGCGGCCATGTCGATGATCTCCAGGAACAGTGAGGGGTTCACGAGGTTGGTGCAACTTGCTGTTACAAGGAAACCGCCCGGCTTCAGCAATTTCATGCCCCGCAGGTTGATTTCTTTATACCCCGTAATGGCCTTCTGGATGTTTTCGCGGCTTTTGGTAAAAGCGGGCGGGTCGAGGATCACCACATCGAATTTCTTTTCTTCCCTGGTCCACTGCTTCAGCTGGTCGAACGCATTCACGGCCTGGAAGCTGCAGATATCCTGCAGGTTGTTCAGTTCCGCATTGCGGCGGGCGGTAGCCACGGCATGCTCGGAGATATCGAGCCCGAGTACGCTTTTGGCGCCGTAATGACCGGCATGGCAGGAGAACGTACCGGTGTAGCAGAATGCCTCGAGTACATCGGCCCCTTTTACGATATGCTGGATGGCGCGGCGGTTGTCCTGCTGGTCGAGGAAATAGCCGGTTTTCTGGCCGTTCTCGATATCTACATGGAAACGGAGGCCGTTTTCATGCAGGATGATATTGGTATCGAAAGGCGCGCTCAAAAAACCCTTCTGCTGCGGCAGGCCTTCCAGTTCACGCACCGGAACATCGTTCCGCTCGTATATGCCTTTGGGTTTGAAAATCTTTTCCAGCGCGTCCACGATGGCGGGCTTCCACCGGTCGATTCCCAATGCCAGGGTCTGGATCACCAGGTAGTCGTTGAATTTATCGATGACGAGCGCCGGCAGTTCATCGGCCTCACCGAACACGAGGCGGCAGTTTTCCACATAGCCGATCTTTTTCCGGTACTCCCAGGCCTTTTGCAGGCGGTTGAAGAAAAAAGCATCGTTCACCTGCTCCTGCTTGTTGCGGGTCAGCAGGCGCACCAGTATCTGCGACTGCGGGTTGATATATCCCCGGCCCACAAATACACCGTTGTGCGTGAAAACGTCCACAATATCCCCGGGGCTCACTTCCCCCTCTATCTGGCCAACTTCATTCCCGAATATCCAGGGGTGGCCCAGTAACACCCTGTTCTGTATTTTTTTCTTGAGAAAAACCTTTGTCATGCCCCGCAAAGATAAATTACTCCGTCCGGATTTCGGGCCGGGAGCAAAGGCTTTTCAAATTTATGGCTCCGTTATGTTATGCAAAAACACCATGCGTGAAGTGAAAATCCTGCCAAATTGTCCCGGCAGCCCCGATTGGCAAAATAATTGTCCGTTGTACTTTTGCAGATAATTATACCATCATGACAGAAAAAGACAAAGAAATGCAGGCAAATGGGCAGCCGGACCCCAACGAGATTGACATTAATTCAGATGAGAACCAGAGCGGCTCCACCCATTTGAACGATGCCGTGCAGGAAGAGGCTGAACTGGAGAAGGCAAAGTCCGACCTGGAGGAACTGAAGAAAAAGTACCTGCTGCTCAGCGCCGATTTTGACAATTACAAAAAACGCAATGCCAAGGAGCGGATCGAATTGATCAGCACCGCTAATAGAGAAGTGATCACCGCCCTGCTGGACGTGCTCGACGATACGGACCGCGCTTCCCAACAGCTGGAAACGGCGGGCAGCGAAGCCGTAAAAGACGGCGTATCCCTGGTTTTCAATAAACTGCGCAATATTTTATCCAATAAAGGCCTGAAGCCCATGGAAAGTCTTCATCAGGAATTTGATGCCGACCTGCATGAAGCCATTACAGAAATTCCCGCTCCTACCCCTGACCTGGTGGGCAAGGTGGTGGATGAACTGCAAAAAGGCTACTATCTGAACGACAAGATTATTCGCCATGCCCGCGTTGTGGTGGGTAAATAACCATGGCACTATAAATATGTGATAACCGGCCCACTTCATTGGAGTGGGCTATTCAAGTGTATAAACATGTCCACCAAACGAGATTTTTATGAAATTCTGGGAGTCGGTAAATCAGCCTCGCAGGACGAAATCAAAAAGGCTTACCGCAAGGTAGCCATGCAGCATCACCCCGACCGTAACCCCGGCAACAAGGAAGCGGAGGAAAAATTCAAGGAGGCTGCAGAGGCGTACGAGGTATTGAGCGACCCGGATAAACGCGGGCAATACGACCGATTCGGGCATGCCGGCATGGGCAACCGCGGTTACGGCGGCACCGGCCATATGAACATGGATGATATCTTCTCCAACTTCGGCGACATTTTCGGCGAAGACATCTTCGGCAGCTTTTTCGGTGGTGGCGGCCGTGGCGGCGGCGGCGGCGCACGCCGGGGAAGAGGTTCCCGCGGCAGCAACCTGCGCGTAAAAATCAAACTCAACTTTGAAGAAATAGCCAAAGGCGCGAATAAAAAAATCAAGGTCAAAAAACACGTGACCTGCAACACCTGTAACGGGCTGGGCGCCAAAGACAAAAACGCGTTCCAGACCTGTACCACCTGCCAGGGCTCCGGCCAGGTGCGCAAGGTAACGCAGACCTTCCTCGGCCAGATGCAAACGGTGACCACCTGCCCCACCTGTAACGGCGAGGGACAGATCATTACCAACAAATGCACCAGCTGTAAAGGCGAAGGCCGTCAGTACGGCGAAGAAACCGTTTCGATCGACATTCCGGCTGGTGTAATGGAAGGCATGCAGCTGAGCATGAGCGGAAAAGGCAACGCCGGCGAAAGAGGCGGCGCTCCCGGCGACCTGCTGATACTCATCGAGGAAGAGCCGCATCCGGAACTGCAGCGCGACGGCCTCAACGTGGCGTACGATCTGCACATCTCCTTCCCCGACGCCGCATTCGGTGTACAGCTCGAAGTACCTACCATCGACGGTAAAGCGAAAATCAAAGTACCCCCCGGCACACAAAGCGGCAAAATATTCCGCCTCAAAGGCAAAGGATTCCCCTCCGTTAACAGCTACGAAAAAGGCGACCAGCTGATTCACGTCAACGTATGGACGCCGCAGACATTGACTTCCGAAGAAAAGAGCATGCTCGAAAAAATGCAGGAGTCCGGCAACTTCAAGCCCAATCCTGAAAAGAGCGAAAAGGGCTTCTTCGAAAAGGTGAAGGACATTTTCAGCTGAGCCGGAAATTCTCTATAGCATAACTTCTTTACAAGACCGTTTCACCTCCGTGGAACGGTCTTTTTTATCCCCCCTTTATTCCGCATCTTTGCACCCATGTCAGACAAATTCCAGATGTTCGAAAACCGCCTGTCCAAAGTGTACAGGCACCTGCGGAAAACCGCCAGGCGCCAGGGCATTACGTGTTTCAGGATTTACGACAGGGATTTGCCGGAGTTTCCGCTCATCATAGAACTGTACGAAGAAAAGGTGTACGTGGCTGAGTACCAGAGCCAGCACGGCATGGACGATGACGCGTACGACGAGTGGTTGCGGGACAGCATGAACGTGGTGGCCAAAGTGCTGGAAGTGCCGGCGGACGACCTTTTCCTCCGCACCCGCCAACGCAAGCAGAACCGGCAGAGCCAGTATGAAAAACTCGACTTCAGTAAAGAAGAACTGGTGGTACAGGAAGACGGGCTGAAATTCAAAGTCAATCTTTCCGACTACCTCGACAGCGGCCTGTTCCTCGATCACCGCATTACCCGGCACATGGTGCGCGAAGAAGCCGCCGGCAAAAAAGTACTGAACCTGTTTTGTTACACCGGTTCTTTCTCCGTATATGCAGCTGCGGGAGGCGCCGCTTCCGTTACTTCCATCGACCTTTCCAAAACCTACCTGCAATGGGCCGAAGACAACATGCGGCTGAACGGGCTCTTTGATCCTGCCAAACATCAATACATCCATGCAGACGTGCTGCAACACCTTGACGAGCTGAAGCTCAATACGTACGACCTCGTGGTGCTCGACCCGCCGACCTTCTCGAATAGCAAGCGCATGAAGGATTTCCTCGATATCCAGCGCGATCATGTGACGCTCGTCAACAAAGTACTGCTGACGATGAAAAAAGACGGCG encodes:
- the dnaJ gene encoding molecular chaperone DnaJ; the encoded protein is MSTKRDFYEILGVGKSASQDEIKKAYRKVAMQHHPDRNPGNKEAEEKFKEAAEAYEVLSDPDKRGQYDRFGHAGMGNRGYGGTGHMNMDDIFSNFGDIFGEDIFGSFFGGGGRGGGGGARRGRGSRGSNLRVKIKLNFEEIAKGANKKIKVKKHVTCNTCNGLGAKDKNAFQTCTTCQGSGQVRKVTQTFLGQMQTVTTCPTCNGEGQIITNKCTSCKGEGRQYGEETVSIDIPAGVMEGMQLSMSGKGNAGERGGAPGDLLILIEEEPHPELQRDGLNVAYDLHISFPDAAFGVQLEVPTIDGKAKIKVPPGTQSGKIFRLKGKGFPSVNSYEKGDQLIHVNVWTPQTLTSEEKSMLEKMQESGNFKPNPEKSEKGFFEKVKDIFS
- a CDS encoding class I SAM-dependent rRNA methyltransferase — encoded protein: MTKVFLKKKIQNRVLLGHPWIFGNEVGQIEGEVSPGDIVDVFTHNGVFVGRGYINPQSQILVRLLTRNKQEQVNDAFFFNRLQKAWEYRKKIGYVENCRLVFGEADELPALVIDKFNDYLVIQTLALGIDRWKPAIVDALEKIFKPKGIYERNDVPVRELEGLPQQKGFLSAPFDTNIILHENGLRFHVDIENGQKTGYFLDQQDNRRAIQHIVKGADVLEAFCYTGTFSCHAGHYGAKSVLGLDISEHAVATARRNAELNNLQDICSFQAVNAFDQLKQWTREEKKFDVVILDPPAFTKSRENIQKAITGYKEINLRGMKLLKPGGFLVTASCTNLVNPSLFLEIIDMAAKDARKKLRQVTFLTQAQDHPILWNIENTTYLKFLIVEVQ
- a CDS encoding T9SS type A sorting domain-containing protein, coding for MLKNSTLLLILLLCTFAAPAMSQSKPTSTGQESVVKVVKAYPNPASSKIYFEIQRNNDKVYEIIVFNFLGKKIDHLKNVSGRRELNLENYYSGLYIFQLREVGGSEVIESGKFNVVK
- a CDS encoding class I SAM-dependent methyltransferase, which gives rise to MSDKFQMFENRLSKVYRHLRKTARRQGITCFRIYDRDLPEFPLIIELYEEKVYVAEYQSQHGMDDDAYDEWLRDSMNVVAKVLEVPADDLFLRTRQRKQNRQSQYEKLDFSKEELVVQEDGLKFKVNLSDYLDSGLFLDHRITRHMVREEAAGKKVLNLFCYTGSFSVYAAAGGAASVTSIDLSKTYLQWAEDNMRLNGLFDPAKHQYIHADVLQHLDELKLNTYDLVVLDPPTFSNSKRMKDFLDIQRDHVTLVNKVLLTMKKDGVLYFSNNLRRFELDEPAIEAASIKNITKQTEPFDFQGKLLRHCFRIIK
- a CDS encoding nucleotide exchange factor GrpE, with amino-acid sequence MTEKDKEMQANGQPDPNEIDINSDENQSGSTHLNDAVQEEAELEKAKSDLEELKKKYLLLSADFDNYKKRNAKERIELISTANREVITALLDVLDDTDRASQQLETAGSEAVKDGVSLVFNKLRNILSNKGLKPMESLHQEFDADLHEAITEIPAPTPDLVGKVVDELQKGYYLNDKIIRHARVVVGK
- a CDS encoding PorP/SprF family type IX secretion system membrane protein; the encoded protein is MKRLWKSAVLLLIGLNAGAQDIHLSQFAETPILRNPALIGIYKGDVRLQAVYRNQWNSVTIPYQTGTMSGEMKFPIGNYNDHITAGLQLSYDKAGTSALQSVQILPAINYHKSLNGDKNSFLSIGFTGGMVQRQFDPTHLTFNNQYTGGRFDPSAPTGEEGRMSKIGYTYWDVGAGISYNGVFGEAANYFIGAAYYHFNRPNVSFYENAKVTLDPKMSFNFGITVPVSERVKVVAHYNQMHQGAYTEFIGGALIGYGLMDQGLESDRGVYGGLFYRLNDALVPVVRLDMGTYEIGLSYDINMSKLRTASQNMGGFEISMVFKNFLNSRNTTLNSVTCPSF